One Aciduliprofundum boonei T469 genomic region harbors:
- the mutL gene encoding DNA mismatch repair endonuclease MutL, whose amino-acid sequence MPEIRVLPPNIVEKIAAGEVVERPASVVKELVENSIDAGATKIAIHVEGGGTKRIRVVDDGCGMSEEDAILALKRHATSKIKSEEDLNRISTLGFRGEALPSIAAVSKLTIITKRKEDLVGTKIHVEGGEIKNITSIGAPSGTSVLVEDLFYNTPARRKFLKSERSEFFQIYSIVEKYAIIYENIHFKLVHNGKEVFNLPPSNLKARIARLWGKEIADAMVEIKKSNRMKIKGLIAKPYQVRRDKNKLLIFVNGRYVKSRIIEDALVEGYGTLLFRDSYPIAILKIQVEPDEIDVNVHPAKLFVKFKDENRIKKEIANLIWNSLTKEENIPSKIGGREERAEKIKIEREKQMVFDVEEPSKMRKIEDFIPVMRTLPMEILGQVDGTYIILKSPEGLVIVDQHAAHERIRYERFLKDMKDRNIQKLLEPIILNLDYKEYQFILEQKGSLRDYGFIIEDFGTNSIVVRGIPPILTKRDAEDAIREIAQLGPKSIDEKRDELIKLISCKGAIKAHQKLSQFEMEKLIMDLLRCKNPYTCPHGRSTMIKIKNEDLEKMFKRKE is encoded by the coding sequence GTGCCTGAGATAAGAGTTCTGCCCCCAAACATCGTTGAGAAAATTGCTGCGGGAGAGGTAGTGGAGAGACCTGCAAGTGTTGTTAAAGAACTTGTTGAGAATAGCATAGATGCAGGAGCAACTAAGATTGCGATCCATGTGGAGGGAGGAGGAACAAAGAGAATTAGAGTGGTAGATGACGGCTGCGGAATGAGTGAAGAGGATGCAATTCTTGCATTAAAGAGGCATGCGACAAGTAAGATAAAGAGCGAGGAGGATTTGAACAGGATAAGCACCTTGGGATTTAGAGGAGAGGCTTTGCCAAGCATAGCGGCAGTTTCAAAATTGACAATAATTACCAAGAGGAAAGAGGATCTTGTGGGAACAAAAATCCATGTGGAAGGGGGAGAGATAAAGAATATTACGAGCATCGGTGCTCCTTCAGGCACCTCTGTACTTGTGGAAGACTTATTTTACAACACTCCTGCAAGAAGAAAATTCTTAAAGAGTGAGAGGAGCGAGTTTTTTCAGATATATTCAATCGTGGAGAAATATGCTATAATTTACGAGAACATTCATTTCAAACTCGTGCATAATGGAAAAGAGGTATTTAATCTACCGCCCTCCAATCTAAAGGCGAGAATCGCAAGGCTCTGGGGTAAGGAAATTGCCGATGCAATGGTTGAAATAAAGAAGAGCAACAGAATGAAAATTAAAGGACTTATAGCAAAGCCATATCAGGTTAGAAGAGATAAAAACAAGCTCCTAATTTTTGTTAATGGGAGGTATGTGAAAAGCAGAATAATAGAAGATGCCCTCGTAGAGGGTTACGGTACCCTTCTGTTCAGAGATTCTTATCCAATTGCTATACTAAAAATTCAGGTTGAGCCAGATGAAATCGATGTTAATGTCCATCCTGCAAAACTCTTTGTTAAGTTTAAAGATGAAAATAGAATAAAGAAAGAAATTGCAAATTTGATATGGAACTCACTTACAAAAGAGGAAAATATCCCATCAAAAATTGGTGGAAGAGAGGAAAGAGCAGAGAAGATCAAAATTGAGCGAGAGAAACAGATGGTCTTTGATGTGGAAGAGCCCAGCAAGATGAGGAAAATAGAAGATTTCATCCCGGTTATGAGAACCCTGCCCATGGAAATTTTAGGGCAAGTAGATGGCACATACATAATTCTTAAATCTCCAGAGGGATTGGTAATAGTGGACCAGCATGCGGCTCACGAGCGCATAAGGTACGAGAGATTTTTGAAAGATATGAAAGACAGGAACATTCAGAAGCTCTTAGAGCCCATTATTTTAAATTTAGATTACAAAGAGTACCAATTCATACTTGAACAAAAAGGGAGCCTTCGGGATTATGGTTTCATAATAGAGGATTTTGGTACAAATTCAATTGTTGTCAGGGGAATACCCCCTATACTGACAAAGAGGGATGCGGAGGATGCAATAAGGGAAATTGCTCAGTTAGGTCCCAAATCAATAGATGAGAAGAGAGATGAACTCATAAAACTCATCTCCTGCAAAGGTGCAATTAAAGCACATCAAAAGCTATCTCAATTTGAAATGGAAAAACTGATAATGGATCTATTAAGATGCAAGAATCCCTACACATGCCCCCATGGAAGGTCCACGATGATAAAGATAAAAAACGAAGATTTAGAAAAGATGTTTAAAAGAAAAGAGTGA
- a CDS encoding isocitrate/isopropylmalate dehydrogenase family protein: MTYKIAVLPGDGVGPEVIEAAMIVLDEIALDAEYIYGDIGWEFWRKEGNPLPERTVELMKQTDCALFGAITSKPKDEAQKELAPELQGKGLEYYSPIVKLRQLFDLYANVRPAKAYPGNPLNYKDNINITVFRENTEGLYSGVEYYPVPEEIDNAFKDHPRYKKFIGIDKAISLRIISRKGAERIIRAAFEFAKQNNLKNVTVVEKPNVLRETSGLFVRVARKIHEEYLDIEMWETNIDAQAMWLVKNPEKYDVLVTSNLFGDIISDLASQLVGGLGFAAAGNIGDNYAVFEPVHGSAPKYAGLYKVNPIATIRAVRMMLDYLGEKEKANKLERAIEEVVKEGKVRTYDMGGNASTLDMAKEIAKKYSQL; the protein is encoded by the coding sequence ATGACTTATAAAATTGCCGTGTTGCCGGGAGATGGAGTAGGACCGGAAGTTATTGAGGCTGCGATGATAGTATTGGATGAAATAGCATTGGATGCGGAATACATATATGGAGACATAGGATGGGAGTTCTGGCGCAAGGAGGGAAATCCACTACCAGAGAGAACAGTTGAGTTGATGAAGCAGACAGATTGCGCATTGTTTGGGGCAATAACTTCAAAACCAAAGGATGAGGCTCAGAAAGAGCTGGCTCCCGAATTGCAGGGTAAGGGTTTGGAATATTACAGTCCCATTGTGAAGCTACGCCAACTCTTTGACCTATACGCCAATGTTCGCCCCGCAAAGGCCTATCCCGGAAATCCGTTGAATTATAAGGATAATATAAACATAACAGTTTTCAGGGAAAATACTGAAGGGCTCTATAGCGGAGTGGAATATTATCCCGTTCCAGAAGAGATAGACAATGCGTTCAAAGACCATCCAAGATACAAGAAGTTCATTGGGATAGATAAGGCCATTTCTTTGAGAATCATCTCAAGAAAAGGTGCTGAGAGAATAATAAGGGCTGCATTCGAATTTGCAAAGCAAAATAATCTAAAAAATGTAACCGTGGTAGAGAAACCAAATGTGCTGAGGGAGACGAGTGGCTTATTTGTAAGAGTGGCAAGGAAGATCCACGAAGAATATCTAGATATAGAAATGTGGGAGACAAATATTGATGCCCAAGCCATGTGGCTCGTAAAAAATCCTGAGAAATACGATGTGCTTGTAACTTCAAATTTATTTGGCGATATAATTTCAGATCTGGCATCTCAACTTGTTGGCGGCCTAGGATTTGCTGCTGCTGGAAATATTGGCGATAACTATGCAGTCTTTGAACCTGTGCATGGCTCCGCGCCCAAGTATGCCGGTTTGTACAAAGTAAATCCCATTGCAACTATAAGGGCAGTTAGAATGATGCTTGATTACCTGGGTGAGAAAGAGAAGGCAAATAAATTGGAAAGGGCAATAGAAGAAGTCGTTAAAGAGGGAAAAGTGCGCACCTACGATATGGGTGGCAATGCTAGCACACTTGATATGGCAAAGGAAATAGCAAAGAAATACTCACAACTCTAA
- a CDS encoding transglutaminase family protein — protein sequence MNDISFLTIPLPEDVEREIKMGNFAGATKIMRKLSKRDLPPEFKMRMEYEMERLKRMRKDFPWNRESAVKLLRESIVGFKEEELDKWISLGLIERIIMDGEERFYERFVENLFFLEPIISKRKVKRDELGDYSRGIIRRAIRRLNKGELHKYRVVAGIKLRVKRKGTYRVWLPIPKENFQIERVRILKAYPKKYEIADNHAAQRTIYFHSNSKEFQVEFEYVISEVRGGMEGNADLNENLKEKPPHVRFTPYIKSLAEGITRDAEDNYEKAKRIYNWITHNTNYTYVREYCTYNNISEFVATSLRGDCGMFALLFITLARAAGIPAKWQSGWYITPKFASPHDWAQVYVDGKWLPVDASFGNYRRNGEVRNVFYFGNMDAFRMIANDDFQVDFIPDKKYWRSDPVDNQRGEVENERRNLYFDEFESHLYVKEFKRI from the coding sequence ATGAACGATATCTCTTTTCTTACCATACCCCTTCCAGAAGATGTTGAGAGAGAAATAAAAATGGGCAATTTTGCAGGTGCGACTAAAATTATGAGAAAGCTAAGCAAAAGAGACTTGCCTCCTGAGTTCAAGATGAGAATGGAGTACGAAATGGAGCGTTTAAAAAGGATGAGAAAGGATTTCCCATGGAATAGAGAGTCTGCTGTGAAACTTCTCAGGGAGAGCATTGTTGGATTTAAAGAGGAGGAGTTGGATAAATGGATATCCTTGGGATTAATCGAGAGAATTATAATGGATGGAGAGGAAAGATTTTATGAGAGATTTGTGGAAAATCTATTTTTTTTGGAGCCCATCATAAGTAAAAGGAAAGTTAAGAGGGATGAATTGGGAGACTATTCGCGAGGGATTATAAGAAGAGCTATTAGAAGGCTCAATAAAGGAGAATTACACAAATATCGTGTTGTGGCAGGAATAAAATTAAGGGTGAAAAGAAAAGGCACCTATAGGGTATGGCTTCCAATACCAAAGGAGAATTTTCAAATTGAAAGAGTAAGGATTTTAAAAGCTTACCCGAAGAAATATGAAATTGCAGATAACCACGCAGCTCAAAGAACCATATATTTCCATTCTAATTCCAAGGAATTTCAGGTGGAATTTGAATATGTGATAAGCGAAGTACGAGGAGGTATGGAGGGAAATGCGGATTTAAATGAGAATTTAAAAGAGAAACCGCCGCATGTGAGATTCACACCTTACATTAAATCTTTAGCGGAGGGAATAACGAGGGATGCCGAGGATAATTATGAAAAAGCCAAGAGAATATACAATTGGATTACGCATAACACAAATTATACCTATGTGAGGGAGTACTGCACATACAATAACATAAGCGAATTCGTCGCCACTTCGTTGCGTGGAGATTGCGGAATGTTTGCACTTTTATTCATAACCCTTGCGAGAGCTGCGGGTATTCCAGCAAAGTGGCAGAGTGGATGGTACATAACTCCAAAATTCGCATCTCCCCATGACTGGGCTCAGGTATATGTGGATGGAAAATGGCTCCCAGTAGATGCTTCCTTTGGAAATTATCGAAGGAATGGAGAAGTGAGAAATGTATTCTATTTTGGAAATATGGATGCGTTTAGGATGATCGCAAATGATGATTTTCAGGTTGATTTCATTCCTGACAAAAAATACTGGCGCTCAGACCCTGTGGATAATCAAAGGGGAGAGGTAGAAAACGAAAGAAGAAATCTGTATTTCGATGAATTTGAATCACATCTCTATGTCAAGGAATTTAAAAGAATTTAG
- a CDS encoding ribbon-helix-helix protein, CopG family, which produces MIVGARIPDELKIKIEDLCEKEGKTVSELIRELIENYVEEREEEWQRVKLVAKVPRNILSQIDIFIEKGYALDREHVLSEALSLWLRVKKMEYRKNWKEELIEALDGTSLL; this is translated from the coding sequence ATGATTGTGGGTGCAAGAATTCCAGATGAATTGAAGATAAAAATCGAAGATCTCTGCGAAAAGGAGGGAAAGACGGTCTCAGAGCTCATTAGGGAGCTCATAGAGAACTATGTGGAAGAGAGAGAGGAGGAGTGGCAAAGGGTGAAACTCGTAGCAAAAGTACCTCGTAATATACTCTCACAAATAGACATATTCATCGAGAAAGGATATGCATTGGATAGGGAGCATGTATTAAGTGAAGCCCTATCCTTATGGCTTAGGGTTAAAAAAATGGAATATAGAAAGAACTGGAAGGAAGAATTAATAGAGGCACTTGATGGAACTTCACTTCTATGA
- a CDS encoding DUF89 domain-containing protein yields the protein MRPQPECLACIFRRAVFEANLVNPDKAMDVVKALLTLLCDEFDENKLSIKVWTKVHAKVNEILGTDDPYKELKRKSNDIAMKMFPKALEYYEKSEDKLRAAELLAIIGNVLDFGVGVNSPEEFEKVFTSLINEGIEYDDTEKLKKHLKGHIVYITDNCGEIVFDKILVRELKKYAEKITLLVRGKPILSDATREDVVYVGLDKEVDEVRDTGMFAVGIDMDLASEELKELLYSADLIIAKGMGNYEALSESDLRPIAYLLRTKCDPVARDIGVPKGMNVVKVFE from the coding sequence ATGCGTCCACAACCAGAATGCTTGGCTTGCATATTTAGACGAGCTGTTTTCGAAGCGAATTTGGTCAATCCGGATAAGGCTATGGATGTAGTGAAAGCCTTGCTCACTCTTTTATGCGATGAATTTGACGAAAACAAATTGTCCATAAAGGTCTGGACGAAAGTGCATGCGAAGGTGAATGAGATTCTTGGTACAGATGATCCATACAAAGAGTTGAAGAGGAAGAGCAACGATATAGCTATGAAAATGTTTCCCAAGGCTCTCGAGTATTATGAAAAAAGTGAGGATAAGCTTAGGGCTGCGGAGCTCCTTGCCATAATAGGTAATGTGCTTGATTTTGGAGTTGGCGTAAATTCTCCCGAAGAGTTTGAAAAAGTTTTTACTTCTCTCATAAATGAGGGAATAGAATATGACGATACCGAGAAATTAAAGAAACATCTGAAAGGACACATAGTTTACATAACCGATAATTGTGGCGAGATAGTTTTCGACAAAATTTTGGTAAGAGAATTAAAGAAGTATGCAGAGAAAATCACTCTCTTGGTAAGAGGCAAGCCAATCCTATCCGATGCTACTCGCGAGGATGTGGTCTATGTGGGCTTGGATAAGGAAGTGGATGAAGTCCGTGACACGGGTATGTTTGCTGTGGGCATAGATATGGATTTAGCATCTGAAGAGCTTAAAGAATTGCTCTACTCGGCAGATTTAATCATTGCCAAGGGTATGGGTAATTATGAGGCTCTCAGTGAGAGCGATTTGAGGCCCATTGCATATCTACTGCGCACTAAATGCGATCCCGTTGCGAGAGATATTGGTGTACCAAAGGGTATGAATGTGGTTAAGGTTTTTGAATAG
- a CDS encoding creatininase family protein — MQRLYWDEYTYAEIEGIIKKQPLVILPVGSVEAHGHHLPLNTDMLQPLWLAEEIAKRINALILPPIHYGWTQGLSSFPGTISISFDSLRGFVKDILSEVAKHEIRKIMVLSGHASTNHMAALRLACEDVLKEYKDLKIMLLSDYYIAYQYRGKLVPEDDSHAGIIETSRIMAIRPELVKKNYKFKKNHAGKYTVQVDYKEMVPYATFSNPEGASKELGEKLNNMILEELLKIIKENFGD; from the coding sequence ATGCAGAGGCTGTATTGGGATGAGTATACCTATGCCGAAATCGAAGGTATAATAAAAAAGCAGCCATTAGTGATACTTCCTGTGGGCAGCGTTGAGGCGCATGGTCATCATTTACCATTAAATACAGATATGCTCCAACCGTTGTGGTTAGCAGAAGAAATTGCAAAAAGAATCAATGCTCTTATACTTCCTCCCATTCATTACGGATGGACACAAGGGCTATCATCATTTCCAGGAACTATATCAATAAGCTTTGATTCTCTCCGGGGATTCGTTAAAGATATTCTAAGCGAAGTGGCAAAGCATGAAATTAGAAAAATTATGGTATTGTCAGGACACGCAAGTACAAACCACATGGCGGCTTTACGACTTGCATGTGAGGATGTTTTAAAAGAGTACAAAGACTTGAAAATCATGCTTCTTTCTGATTATTACATAGCATATCAATATCGTGGAAAACTAGTGCCTGAGGATGACAGCCATGCAGGAATAATTGAAACTTCTCGCATAATGGCAATTCGCCCAGAACTTGTGAAAAAGAACTACAAATTCAAGAAAAACCATGCTGGAAAGTATACAGTACAGGTAGATTACAAGGAAATGGTACCATATGCGACCTTTAGCAATCCAGAAGGTGCAAGTAAGGAGTTGGGAGAGAAATTAAACAATATGATATTAGAAGAACTTCTAAAAATAATAAAAGAAAATTTTGGAGATTAG
- a CDS encoding lamin tail domain-containing protein, whose product MSGLREDKGFVENRIYKKKFPRYKMRNAFHGTKFAFIFVIILVVIVLSSSWAYSSITSQRNTRENLSDNYDATANHVVINEVYYDVKSGYSEPQCEWIELYNPTSSEVNISGWILTDNPYFNTTRYEGYWVFPSGTKIAAGGYILIVHDATYKGQFSELFPGVTPDFDTNTSNSIPDVSIEGNLQMANTGDDIHLFDSSKNEIDVMWYGNGGDMGSTNAAKDVSEGHSLARYYNAEDTDNPSHNFYDESSPTPRAQNTQSIPELNAFFILVVAASIVVIVRLFKKKH is encoded by the coding sequence ATGAGTGGGCTGAGGGAAGATAAAGGATTTGTTGAGAATAGGATATACAAGAAAAAGTTTCCCCGTTATAAAATGAGGAATGCATTTCACGGAACTAAATTTGCATTTATCTTTGTAATAATATTAGTTGTGATAGTCCTATCTAGCTCTTGGGCCTATTCGTCTATCACTTCTCAACGCAATACCAGAGAAAATTTATCCGATAATTATGATGCAACTGCAAATCATGTTGTTATAAACGAAGTTTATTACGATGTTAAATCAGGATACTCCGAGCCACAGTGTGAGTGGATAGAGTTGTATAATCCGACAAGCAGTGAGGTGAATATCTCAGGATGGATACTCACAGACAATCCTTATTTTAATACAACGAGATACGAAGGTTATTGGGTTTTTCCTTCAGGTACTAAAATTGCTGCTGGAGGATATATCTTAATTGTTCACGATGCAACTTACAAAGGTCAATTTAGTGAATTATTTCCTGGAGTAACTCCTGATTTTGACACCAATACAAGTAACTCCATACCTGATGTAAGCATAGAGGGTAATTTACAGATGGCTAATACAGGTGATGATATTCACCTTTTTGATTCTTCTAAGAATGAAATAGATGTAATGTGGTATGGAAATGGTGGGGATATGGGAAGCACAAACGCAGCAAAGGATGTCTCTGAGGGGCATTCCCTTGCAAGATATTATAATGCGGAGGATACGGATAATCCCTCGCATAATTTCTATGATGAATCTTCACCTACGCCTAGAGCTCAGAATACTCAGAGTATTCCTGAATTGAATGCATTTTTCATCTTGGTAGTGGCTGCAAGTATTGTTGTAATTGTGAGATTATTTAAGAAAAAGCATTAA
- the argF gene encoding ornithine carbamoyltransferase: MKKDLISIVDIKDELEEIIDLGLEMKRRQRMVEVYEPLKDKSMAMIFEKPSTRTRVSFEVAMTQLGGHALYLSPRDMQLGRGETIADTARVLSRYVDAIVYRAYKHENVVELAENASVPVINALDDLEHPCQIVADLMTIKEKKGGFRGLKLAYVGDGNNVAHSLMLGAAIVGMNFYMACPDGYEPKKDIVGEARKIANETGAKIVITHDPVEAVKDADVIYTDVWVSMGDEAEKEIRLKVFKPYQVNEELVRHAKSNYIFMHCLPAHRGYEVTDDVIDSRNSVVFDEAENRLHAQKAILVRLIKP, encoded by the coding sequence ATGAAAAAGGATCTGATTTCCATAGTGGACATTAAGGATGAGCTTGAAGAGATAATAGACCTTGGCTTAGAGATGAAAAGAAGACAGAGAATGGTTGAAGTGTACGAGCCGTTGAAGGACAAGAGCATGGCTATGATTTTTGAAAAGCCAAGTACGAGAACTAGAGTTTCTTTTGAGGTGGCTATGACTCAGCTCGGGGGACATGCTCTTTACCTTTCTCCGAGGGATATGCAGCTTGGTCGTGGGGAAACGATTGCAGATACTGCCAGGGTACTGTCGAGGTATGTGGATGCGATAGTTTATCGTGCGTACAAGCATGAAAATGTTGTGGAGCTCGCTGAAAATGCTTCTGTACCCGTAATAAACGCTTTGGATGATTTGGAGCATCCCTGTCAAATTGTGGCTGATCTCATGACAATAAAGGAGAAAAAGGGAGGATTTAGAGGGTTGAAGCTTGCCTATGTTGGTGATGGAAATAATGTTGCCCATTCTCTAATGCTCGGGGCTGCGATTGTTGGTATGAATTTCTATATGGCTTGCCCAGACGGTTATGAGCCCAAGAAAGATATAGTGGGAGAAGCAAGGAAGATAGCGAACGAGACAGGGGCAAAGATTGTGATAACCCATGATCCTGTGGAGGCAGTTAAGGATGCTGATGTGATTTATACGGATGTGTGGGTTAGTATGGGTGATGAGGCGGAGAAGGAAATTCGCCTTAAAGTTTTCAAACCCTATCAGGTAAATGAAGAGCTTGTTAGGCATGCAAAGAGCAACTACATTTTTATGCACTGCTTACCTGCTCACAGAGGATATGAAGTAACCGATGATGTGATAGACTCCCGTAACAGTGTGGTGTTTGATGAGGCAGAAAACAGATTGCATGCACAAAAGGCAATATTGGTGCGGCTTATAAAGCCATAA
- the deoC gene encoding deoxyribose-phosphate aldolase — MDARELAKYIDHTNLKAFATREDIKRLCEEAKEYGFYAVCVNPYRVKDAAEFLKGTDIKIASVVGFPLGATFTETKVQEAIMAVRNGADEIDMVMNIGAMKDGDYGFVERDIREVVEAVHPMGAKVKVIIETCYLSDEEKIKACELAKKAGADFVKTSTGFGTAGAKVEDVKLMRSVVGNDMGVKAAGGIHNAKQAIAMIEAGATRIGASRSVEIIETLELI, encoded by the coding sequence ATGGATGCCAGGGAGCTTGCAAAATATATTGACCATACAAATTTGAAGGCCTTTGCCACAAGGGAAGACATAAAGAGATTGTGCGAGGAGGCGAAAGAGTATGGATTCTATGCGGTGTGCGTAAATCCATACAGGGTTAAGGATGCTGCCGAGTTCTTGAAAGGCACGGATATAAAAATCGCTTCCGTTGTTGGTTTTCCTCTGGGGGCAACATTCACCGAAACAAAGGTTCAAGAGGCGATAATGGCCGTTCGCAACGGTGCGGATGAGATTGATATGGTTATGAACATAGGGGCTATGAAGGATGGAGATTATGGATTTGTGGAAAGAGATATAAGAGAAGTTGTTGAAGCGGTGCATCCAATGGGCGCCAAGGTAAAGGTGATAATTGAGACATGCTATCTAAGCGATGAGGAGAAAATTAAGGCATGCGAACTTGCCAAGAAAGCAGGTGCAGATTTTGTGAAGACCTCCACTGGGTTCGGCACAGCGGGAGCGAAGGTTGAAGATGTTAAATTGATGCGCAGTGTGGTTGGCAATGATATGGGTGTAAAAGCCGCTGGCGGAATACATAATGCAAAGCAGGCAATTGCAATGATAGAGGCGGGAGCGACAAGAATAGGAGCTAGCAGAAGTGTGGAGATTATTGAAACGCTGGAATTGATATGA
- a CDS encoding PEF-CTERM sorting domain-containing protein translates to MRGLKARDVFIGEGIKNKNHLSGWKVLISVVIVLLVVSSVIFLMFTAAPKVSENKVTSLGYMAVQQDFGSGYKNPQVVSVGDMFIVGTVNYGKLTITFVNATTGNIENTVSPVTDVYSWYFRIASDSMDKALLIVWNNGTNLNGTFLHWGDGSIEKTDNFTIASDIATTGLGLAYGNGEFLVVWSDSSNHNYGRTIEYNASAPNTPVLNAEFKVSSDTHSHADNFVAYDSSTHHFIVLWRNYSGISGLYNITGKIFDSNENALTGDFLIANGVANNTKYDYPSAEGGPGVFFVAYVNYNSPYDVHGVYVNATNGTLGNTFNIGTSNKYGVSFVGIAYNGNSYIAVWTNESYDIVAMTYDMDGNALLSQPLVISNTADSEEWQDVAYNNETNTYYFVWYDYTAKHDYGSLWTSSEIPEFSAFLPILIVAVVAFIAIKRRH, encoded by the coding sequence ATGAGAGGACTTAAAGCAAGAGATGTCTTTATAGGAGAAGGTATAAAGAATAAAAATCACTTGTCGGGCTGGAAAGTTCTGATCAGTGTGGTAATCGTGCTTCTAGTAGTAAGCAGCGTTATTTTTTTGATGTTTACTGCTGCTCCTAAAGTGTCGGAGAACAAAGTTACTTCTTTGGGTTATATGGCAGTCCAGCAAGATTTTGGCTCAGGATATAAGAATCCACAGGTTGTTAGTGTGGGAGATATGTTTATAGTAGGTACTGTAAATTATGGAAAATTAACAATCACATTTGTAAATGCAACCACTGGGAACATTGAAAATACTGTATCTCCTGTCACTGATGTGTATAGCTGGTATTTCAGGATAGCATCGGATTCTATGGACAAAGCTTTGCTTATTGTATGGAACAATGGAACTAATCTAAATGGAACTTTCTTGCATTGGGGGGATGGTAGTATAGAAAAAACAGACAATTTTACTATAGCTTCTGATATTGCTACCACTGGGTTGGGATTGGCCTATGGAAATGGAGAATTCTTAGTTGTTTGGAGTGACTCTAGTAATCACAACTATGGAAGAACTATAGAATATAATGCATCGGCTCCAAATACACCTGTACTGAATGCAGAATTCAAAGTATCTTCTGATACACATTCTCACGCGGATAATTTTGTTGCTTATGATAGTTCAACTCATCACTTTATAGTTCTATGGAGAAATTACTCTGGAATATCAGGTCTTTACAATATTACTGGTAAGATATTTGATTCAAATGAAAATGCTCTTACAGGAGATTTTTTAATTGCAAATGGGGTAGCGAATAATACAAAGTATGATTATCCATCAGCAGAGGGAGGTCCAGGAGTGTTCTTTGTGGCATATGTTAATTATAACTCTCCCTACGATGTACACGGTGTATATGTAAATGCAACAAATGGCACTTTGGGTAATACCTTCAATATAGGAACCAGTAACAAGTATGGGGTATCTTTTGTAGGGATAGCTTACAATGGAAACTCTTACATTGCTGTATGGACAAATGAGAGCTATGATATAGTTGCAATGACTTACGATATGGATGGTAATGCATTGCTCTCGCAGCCACTGGTAATCTCCAATACCGCAGATAGTGAAGAATGGCAGGATGTAGCTTATAATAATGAAACAAATACATACTATTTCGTTTGGTATGATTACACTGCAAAGCATGACTATGGCTCTTTATGGACATCATCAGAGATACCAGAATTCAGTGCATTCCTGCCGATTTTAATAGTGGCAGTGGTGGCATTTATAGCAATAAAAAGAAGGCACTAA